The Populus alba chromosome 6, ASM523922v2, whole genome shotgun sequence genome contains a region encoding:
- the LOC118058471 gene encoding hydroxyproline O-galactosyltransferase GALT2, translated as MDRYELVVLKTIAICEFGVQNVSAAYIMKCDDDTFVRVDTVLKEIDRTSPNKSLYMGNLNLLHRPLRNGKWAVTFEEWPEEVYPPYANGPGYVISTDIAKFVIAQHGKRSLRLFKMEDVSMGMWVEQFNSSTPVQYSHNWKFCQYGCLENYLYCTLPDPQGRWICLWDKFGERSAQSKAKAFWLQLKAGEIVYTYLSMTNIDSVDAEVRKFRSDYYIRLLQIGF; from the exons ATGGATCGCTATGAGCTTGTGGTTCTCAAAACTATTGCTATTTGTGAGTTTGGG GTTCAGAATGTCTCAGCTGCATACATAATGAAATGTGATGATGATACATTTGTTAGGGTGGACACagtcttgaaagaaattgatCGTACCTCTCCCAACAAGTCTCTTTATATGGGCAATCTCAATCTCTTACATCGTCCTCTAAGAAATGGAAAATGGGCAGTTACTTTTGAG GAATGGCCTGAAGAAGTATATCCTCCTTACGCCAATGGACCTGGATATGTAATTTCTACTGATATTGCTAAATTTGTCATTGCTCAACATGGCAAACGAAGCCTCAGG CTCTTTAAGATGGAAGATGTTAGTATGGGAATGTGGGTTGAACAATTTAACAGCTCCACCCCTGTTCAGTACTCCCACAACTGGAAATTCTGTCAATACGGATGCTTGGAGAACTATTTATACTGCACATTACCAGATCCCCAAGGCAGATGGATCTGTCTGTGGGACAAGTTTGGCGAGAGGTCGGCACAAT CAAAGGCCAAAGCATTTTGGCTTCAACTAAAAGCTGGAGAAATTGTATATACCTATCTTTCTATGACAAATATCGATTCAGTAGATGCAGAAGTGAGAAAATTCCGTTCAGATTATTACATTCGGCTGTTGCAAATAGGTTTTTGA